The Leptospira paudalimensis region CAAGTTCGAGAACATTTTATCAAAACCAATCAAATCATTCAAAATTTCAGAGGTGTAGTTGTTAAAACCATTGGTGATGCAGTGATGGCAAGTTTTTCATCGCCTCTCCAAGCATTAAAAGCAGCGAAGGAGATGCAAGAATGGTTTCATCCAGAAAACAAACATACTCCTGTTCGCATTCGGATTTCCATTCATACTGGGAATTGTTTGGCAGTAAATTTAAATAGCAATATAGATTATTTCGGAAATACGGTCAACTACACCGCAAAACTGCAGTCAGTTGCAAATTCTGGAGAAATATCCTTCAGCGAAACTATTTTCAGGGACAAAGAGATTAGGGACTACCTTCGCCAAGGTGAAATCAAACTAAAGAAAGTGGAATTCCCCCTTCCCTGGGCCAATCGTACAGACTTCGTGTATGTCTGGAAAGTGTGAGGATCAACGTTTCTCTGGGATTGGTGGTACTTTGGTGGATATAAAACCATTGGTAATTTGAGGCTTATCATTAATCACTTTTATAAGCGTAATCTCTTTGTACTTATTTCCCGTACTTTCATCTTCTCTTATGAAGTCTCCATTTTCCAAAGTTAGTGTTAAGATATAATCTCTAATATTTGTATCATATCCCGCATAACAACTAATGTTCACTATTGACAACTCAATTTTTTCACAAAATTTATCTTCACAGGAATGTTGATAATACCATTGGTCATTTCTACGTTGTAATTTTCCATGTCCGGACAAGTCGTCTGGGACACGATCGGGACCTCCTCGCAATACTCTTATATTTCCAAATTGATCGATGAGATAGCGAAACGACTGTATATCGCTACTATACCAATCTCCATTATAAAAAATTTTATCTAATCTAGATTTCTTTAAAAATTCCATATATTGATAACATAGTAAATTTTCTTTTGTTTGGATACATCCATCTGCAATATTTTGAAATGGAGTCTTTTTGATACATCCTTTCTCTAGTTCCATATAAAATGGGTTATCCTTTTCAACTTCCAATTCTACTTTTTCCTTACATTGCAGAATGAAAAATAGAAGTACTATTAAAATAATTCTAGTTCGAACTTTCATACAATTCTCGTGTTTGTGGCTTTAATTCATAAAATTCAGATCGGGTTAAGTAATCGGATTCAATATTGGGAAGTTTTAAATTTTTCATTTTTAATTTTATTTCACTAGCAGAATAATTTTCTCGCAATAACTTACTATGATATATTTCTCGAATCCTTGCATTCGTTTCTGCTCTAATCCAACGATTTTGTACGCCTTTTCCCCCGGCTGATTCCGAGATCAGGTATTCCGTCACACCTAACGTAGGATTGATTTTTTTTCCGATGATGATATAGATATGATCTGATTTCATCGCATCTCGATTTGTTCCTTCAACTGTTTCCATTTTCCTCGTGATTCCAATGGTACCAACCTTTAGATCTGGGATGACACCTTTCGCCTTATGAGCTATCAATTCACTTTCCGTTGTGAGTCTTTCTGAAACTAATTTCGTAAAACTACCAGCTTGTCGGAAGTATTCCACTCCATTTTTGTGAACAAAACCAGCCTTAAATTCAGAAGCCATACGTTCCATTTCTTCGGGTGTTAAGTATACATCTGAATTTAAATTGGCAAAATTCCCTTTCTCTGTTAATCCCGCACCAAATAACACGGCACCTATGTATCGGATACAATCTGTCTCCGAAATTTTGCGAAATCCATTTTCATCTACCGTGTTTACAGCTGATGCAACTTCTTTTCCATCAATTAATTGGGATTGTTTGTATTTTATTTTGCTCATGAGGTTATCACCAAGGAGTTTGGCAACATTAGCGCAATGTAGGGATACAAGTTCATTCGTAGAAAGGTCGACATCTTCTGAATATTTAGAGATTTCATCCCCCAAACGTTTTACATAAGCATCTATTGTTTCCTTCTTTGGATCAAATGTAGCGTTTACCTTCGAAAGTGCATCACTGGAACTCACGTATTCCACGACCTCGGATCCTATGGGACGAACTGAACGAGATTCGCGTAACCGTTTGTATTCATTAAGGGACCTTTCCACTGCCTTAGACATGGGAACATCTTTTCCACCACGTTTTACTTTGATTTTCGCTTCAATTTCAGTGATATCCACTCCAGCTTGTTTCAATTCATAAAGTTTTTTTTCTGTATCTAACCTCGAGTCTTTCTGATAATCATCAATGATACTTGTTTTTAATTTGGAAATACGATCAGTTTCTTTTGCCGATAATGGTTCTTTTGTATTTCTAACATTCTCTTTAGTCTGATCAGGAGTGAACGAATCAGCATACCTACTAACAGATTCACCAAACCAAAAAAGTCCCTTTTGGATCGGGTCAGTCAAACGACTAAAAATAGAACGATCAGAATTGGCTTCAAATTTCATTTTGCCCATATCAGATCCAACTTGAAGGAAACTACTGCCTCCACTCATTCTATTTCGAAGTAAATTGAATGCTCCAAATCCACCTAACAATAAACTGCCGAACATCCCAATCTGTCCTGCTATATCAGAGAGAGGACTATCTCCTTCATTTTCAATCACATTCCCATTTTGATCGGTAACATCACTGGTATCTTGCGCCATATTGATATTTTGATTGGCAAAGTTAAATTCCTCAAGTTGGAATCCATCTTTCGAATTGGTTCCAATACTGACTCCCTGTAAAGTTGAAGTATACGAAATTTCATTTGGATCTATATTAGATATGACTCCGAGTTTTGAGTTTGGCTCTGTATATCCGACACTACCACTGAGTCCCGATCCCTTTAGATCATACATCAAAGAAAAATTCCAATTTTTCCTTGGGCCTTCACCTGAAGGGTTATAATTGAGACCAATTTTATAACTTTGATTCGATGTAAGCTCTGTCGCAAATTGTAGCTCTTTTGCGATTGCTTGTGAAAACTGTAAGGAGGAATTTCCTTTTTCAGCTATCGAATAACTTACATTATTGATTGAATTACCAATTCCAACACTTCCACCCCATCCATTTTGTTCCGAATATGTGACACCAACACCAGGCATCATACCTTTGAAAATACCTGTTTGGAACTTTCCAAATGAATTTGTCAGACCTAACAAAGAACCATTGGCAAATCCGGCAACTGCACCTTTCGTCCCTTCCTGACTACCAGCTGCTGTTTGTAAGATTGTCGTAGTGACCACTTGCCCCACTCTTGCCGTTGCGGGTATGACTCCCTTTGTCAAAACATTTGCAAATTTTCCAACTTTCGTAAGTGCTGAATTGGCACTGCTCCAAACTCCACTTGCACCTAAGGTGATAGCCAAAGAAGCTGAATTAATAACCGTTTGTCGAACAGCAGTATTTTGCGCTTTTTCTTCCGATTTTTTCTTCTGGTATTTTCCATACACTCCGTCGAGTGATTGTCTCACAAATGATTCATCAATCCCATATTCTTTTGCTAATTCTTTTGCTAACAATGATTTTCCAAATTCTGTCACCACAGCATTATTATCATTTAGATCAACATTAGAACTTTGGTGTTTTGTCCAATTGGCTTGTAAACCGAATGTCTGCAAAGTATAACCATAGTTAGCTAATGAATCAGAAGTCTGGTCTAAATTTCTTGCATTGGCAAATCGGTGGGCATCTGACATTAGATTGTAAATTTGGTCATCAGGGATACCAATAGCAACAACCGCTGTTTTGAGAATCCCTCCAATTGCTCCCGTGATTTGTGATCCGATATCTGAAATGATATCATTTGACATCGCTTTATCAGCTTTTTTTGCTTTCTGTTGCCCACGGATGTCTCCGATAAGTTTTGCAATAGTCTCCGTTGGTAAACCTGATGCTCGTGCAAGAGAAAGTGATACACTAGATTCTATAATTTGTTCTTCGTTTTTTTTGATTTCTTCCAGTCTTGTATTTGATCCTGAAATTTGTTGGTTTAATTTTTGATAATTTTTATCACCTATGAATTGTTTCGTTAGTGCCATAACACCCGATAAGGCTAAATTTATAGGCACAGTCGCCAATCCATTAGTCACCGTATCGATTGCCTGTATTGTGCTAGAAAGTGTTTTTCCTACGATCGTTTCTAAACCTTGCACTGGATTTTTGATGGAAACGTATTGATCTCTTGCATTGATTTTTTTGGCATTCAAACGACCTCGCATAAAATCGATTGCCATCGATGCCATTTGGATCTGTTTTTCATTCCCTCCTGATGCTTTGATCCAAACTTTTGCGATTTCGGTATTAATTGATGATTCTACCTTTCCCTTTAATGAAGCTTTCACACCCGCAACACCACCAGATAAATAGGCGAGTGCCATTTCCTGTACAAAAGAATCGATATTTTCTTGTGATTCTTTTTTAGTTACATACTTTTTATAATTATTTACATTTAGGGATTCAATGGCATTTAAATTTGTAATGAGCTGATTTTGGTCTTTTTTTAATGACTGAGTCACAAATGTATCAGCGATTTGATTTTTTCTTTTTTGAAGAACTTCCCAATCTTCCTCTGTCCATTCTGTAAAATAATCTTTTCGATCGACACTTTGAATTTTTCCAATAGTGCTCAATGAAATCTGTTTGCTTATCACAGACATTGAGGCATCATATTCTCCTTCTTTATCTCGAGCACCTAACATTCCATTGTAAATTTCTTTACTAATCGTGATATTTCCATTTTTTCCTGGATCAGAAACCACATATTCTTTTTTTAACAATCCATTACATTGTGTGACACTTGGATCATCATAACATTTTCCAAAGTTGGCTTTTTCTTCATCTGATAAACTCTTATAATCTGTGCTTCCAACTAAGATCATTTCTTCTTTTGTCAATTTTCGATCACCGATCACATCCGTGTTTAAACCATAAACGTATTGGTTGATCAATTTGTTTTGTTCCTTTTTTTGGAATTCCTCAAGTTCATGATTCATTTGGACAACACTTGCGTATTGATTAACCCCATAAACCGTCCTTTGGAATGTTTCAAGCAATGAACTTTGCCCAAGCTGTATTTCATGTAAATCATTCCCTAAAAGAGATTCATTTCGAAAACCCAATAGTCTCCCTTGGTCTTGGATTGTTTTAACATTGGTTTCGAATTGAAACGGTTCTCCTATGGAAACTTTTGTTGTTACATCCCCTCTTGCATACAATTCACTCCAAGATTTCCATCCTTTCTGATTTTCTTCTTCTAACTTTTGTAACCAATTTTCTTTCGACGATTCTAAGTTAATTCGATTTTTCTGGTATTCGAGTTTTGCTTCTTCTATGAGTCCCTCTCTTTCTTCAGACCAATTTCTAAAACTATCCGAATATTGTTTCACTCTTGATTCCCAATGGGTGATGGCTGGCAATAGTTTATCCGTAAAACTATTGTTTTGCTCTTTTAATTGTGAAAAATTAGTATCCCAATATAAAGACGTAGTATAGGAAGTGTCATCATACATTTCATATAAAACAGAATATCCGATAGCACCCATTTGGTATGAATAGGTTCCTGGAGTAAAAATTGTTAAATTTCGTTCCGCTTGCCAAAATCCATACTTATTCTTTCCATCTAAAATCAAATTCCCTTGAGTATGATATGCTTGTTCAAAAGGAACTCCCAACCCCATAATCGTGAAATTGTTAATAAAATGGTAAGCATCGGTATACAAATTGGCGTTGATCAGATTTTGCACCCTTCGACCGTCTCCCAACTTAGCATTAATCATATCTGTAAGCTGATGATAATCTGAATTATGAATGGAACGAAAAAATGATTGTAATTCCCAATCTTGAATCCCTGCAAATACCCCAACATCTCCAGGAATGTAACTCCAATTTTCATACTTAACATCACTTGATAATTGATTGTAATTTTGATTTCTCAATATCCATTCTGCTTCTCCAATATTAAAACTTGTTTTCGAATTGTTTAAATTAATTTGTAAGCCGGTTTGGTAAGTATAAATTCGATCATTGTAATAAGTCTGTTCAACTAATGCTTTATTGGATTCATCTGCTAAAAAGTCCCGCATCTTTGTTGCAACATTTGTAAACAACAATTCAGGATCCTTCGCATTCGAGGAGATTACATCGGAGATTTCTGTAATTAATTTAGAGAATATTTTACCTGCTTCGTTATAACTTCCATCAAAGTTTCGATACAAACAACCAGTTGTTATCTCACAAGAACCTTCGATTCCTTCTCTCATTTGTTGGATCATCGAATCTAAAGCCGTATATACCGTTTGCCTATATTCATCAATCGCATTCAAATTGTTAATGAATTGATTTTCTGTCTCTTGGAGAGTTGATAAGTATTTAACATAGTCTTTGTCAAGTGCTTCCAATGAAGAAGCAAAAGAGTCCAATCCCTCTTGTTTCGATTTTTCCCATTGGTATTCCCATTCTTCAGCTGCTCGTAAGATATTTTCCCGATTCTCATGTAACAACATCTCTTCCTGAGTGTATGATTCAAAAATGGTTTCTTTTCCTATCCTTTGGAAGTAAAGGGCATCAACTTTACCTGTTTCTAATTTCTCCAAAAAGCTGGCACGGTTTATAAAATAATCATTTACTAAATTACGCTCCCATTCTGAATAAAATACTGATGCTTCCGAAAACAAAGTTCGCCTTCTCTCATCCACATAACCTTCGTTTGTGATAAATGCATCTTCTCCAATTTCCTTTTTTAAAAGTTCATCAATCTGATGATTCGCCTCTGATTGCCAAGTAATCACCGCATTTGTCAATACTGACTCTACACCTTCCTCCCAATCTTGCAATGAAGTGGAAAAATACAATCTCCCATATAAATCTGCATATTCATTTGCCTGATAAGATGGGATCTCCCAGGTATCTTGCAGAGATTGGGAAAAAACATGATTTGAAATGAATAAATAATAACTAATGAAAACGAACGATATGGCTCTTAACCAAAAATGATATGATAACATAAAGAACCTCAGATTTAAGAGGTGAACCTTTTGTTATCTGGTTCTAAATATTTTTAAATTGTTTTTAAATTTATCACTTAATATCCCGAAAACTTGGAATAAAAACAGTGACTGGAATAAATCAACACCTGCTTTCCATGGATAAAAATAAGTACCAAATAACAATCCAAGATACGGAAGACTTAGATAAAATGGAATGTTATTCTTCTTATAAGAATTCATCCGAAAAAAGAGGAATAAAAATGGGATAAAGCAGAATTGATCATAATTTCTGTTAAAAAATTGGGTTTGCCATTTACACAGAATTACGTAAGCAAACATAAACGATAAAAATTCGATAGAGTATTTTTTACGAAAGAAGAAAGGTATGAAACATAAAAACAAATATATAAACCGATATCTGCTTGTCTCGTGATTCGTTTTGGACCGCTCTACCAATTGAGTCTTATCTTTACCGAGTAATGTTCGAATCCCTTCTTCCATTGAATGCCAATTGATACTCTCACCTTTAACAATGATTTCCATACTTGTCTCTGCATTTTTATGGTATATTTTTCCCAAATTTTGACGGGTTGAATAATGCCTTAGCGATTCAATATAATGGATTCTTCCATTTCCAATGACAACTGGCTGTTTTTTGAAATTCTCTTTTGAAATCGTATGAATTGAATTCAATTTCACATCAACTAACTTTCCACCGTATAACATTTTACTCACAACATTCGGTTGTAATAAAAGATTTGTTTCCCGAATTGAAGGATCAAAACCGACTCCCATTTTTGCTAAATGAAACGGATCAGCCTTAAACTCGATACCTTCTGTTGAAGGTTGGAATCCTAAGATTACTTCTGTTACTTTTTTTTGTGCCTGAATCCATGGAATGATCCTTAAAACTGATGTTTCTAATGATTTTGGATCCGTATTAGTGAATCTTAAAATTGTAGATTCAAACCCATCCATTTCTTCTATAAAATGGAAGTAACCCATTTCCGATGGTAGGTTTTTAAAATGAAAAGGGAAAATACCTTCCTTCCATTTCATATAAAAATCAGACCTGGTATTTTTATGAGTCACTACAAGTAAGTTTGTCAATTGTTTCTGCAAGATTGATTGTTCGACTTGTTTTGTAATTCGGATCCTCTCTGATTCTGCAACATAGGAAGGAAACTCCAATTTTGCCAATTGTATATTATCCATATGAGGAAAGGAGGATACAGGTTTAAACAGCAGAGGTAAAGAATATAAGAAGGATAAAACAAAGAACGAGAATGATAAAAAAGGAATCGTATGTAAACGCGGATGTTCCTTCTTTGAAACCAATTCATTCAATTTTTGTATTTGTAAATCTTTTAAGGAAAAACTTTGTTTTCCTTCCCTTTGCCAAAATATAAAAAACGAATGTAGAAGAATTGGATATAAAACGAGAGCAAATAAAAAGATCAGGACTAAATTTAAAATCGAAGTGGGAACCAACTGGAAATAAAACGAAACAAATAAAATCAAACTTCCCGCATACAATTGTTTCTTATGTAGAATCATCCTTCGAAAGTGAATAAAAGGCAATTGTACTTTCAAAAGTAACAAAAATACAAAACTTGAAATACCTATACTTATTCCCAAACTTGTGAGACTAAAAAACAAAATCATAAGGAAGAGAATAAATATTAACGTGTGTTTAATGGTCAGTATCCATTCCCTTTTCAAAAAACCAAAATAAAGGAAATAAAAAACCTCTATTACAAGGTAAAAGTAAAAAATGAACTTTATGTTCTCTATCAATTCCTCATGACTTGAAAACACAAATTGCCAATCAGGGTCTTCAGGCAGATATGAATCCAAAAATAACGACAATTGGATGAGATGGAAAGGATTGTTCGCAATGATCACGATTGATTCAAAACTCGAGCCATTGATTCTTGTGTGATTTTTTCCGTAAACTTTCGTTATACTAGTCGTTGCTATTTTTCCAAGAGGAAGAAAAGTTTTCCCTTGGGCCAAAATTAAAACTTTTTCCCATTCAGTTGGATCAACTGGGTATTCCTTTAAAAAATATTGATTTTGTCCAGGTTCAAAGGAAACCGAATCTACATGATGGCGTAAACGATCATAAATTTCCGACATGGAGGGACTTACGCCATCTAGTAGATGGTTATGGTCTACATTGATTTGGATTTCCGCTTCAGACTCAGGTTGGTATGTAATTTTTTTAACACCAGTTAGATTCTGAATTTTTCGTAATAACTCAGACGGAGGAGGCATCTTCGTTTTTGAAATTCTACGGAGGAGGATCAAATTCGAATCATTTCCAGAATCAAACGTAAACCTTGGAAATAATACACCTTTGGGGAATACATTTTGATTCAAAATGTATAAATTTCGAATTGTTCGTAAAAATTCCTCTTTTTGGATTCCTTCATTCAGTTTTAAGTGCATGGAAATACTTCCAAATTCAGAAACAGATTTAATTTCCAAATACCCACTCACAGATTTTAACATCATCTCCCAAGGTTTTGTAAGCGACTCTTCCACTTGGTCAGTCGTTTTGCCTGGCCAATTTTGTGTTATCACCAATGTATGTTGGTCAAATATTTCCCTATTTTCGCTTAAAATTATTTCTCTACATGTCATCAGGGAAATCAAAATGATAGTTCCAAAAAACATTAACCATTGGTATGGAAACCGTGTGACAAAGAAGAAACTCATGCTGGGAAATCATAAAAGTTTTTGAAAATTTTTGGATAAAGGTAAAAAACAAACACGTAAGAAACGAGAATTCCGATACACATTGTCACTGCTATTGCTCGGACAAATTCGGAGCCAGGGAATACAATGAAAACAACTGGCAACAATCCAAAGAACGTACTTCCAAAATTGAGTAAAATTGGTTTTTGTAACCAATCAAACACGGTTTTGATTCTAAGAGAAATGTTGGGGATCTCTCGTGTTAGTTCCCATCTTTCACCATAAAGAGAAATACTATCAATGGATAAACCTATCAAAATAACAAGTCCCATATAATGTCCAAAATGAATCTCTGGAATAGTAATAATCAATAACACTGTCACCGACAGAAAGTAACAGAAACTAATTGAAAGATACAAAAATGGTCGATAAAATGATTCGTAAATTCCAACTAACGCCAAATAGATTAAAGTATAAGAACAAATTAATAAAACAAATAATGTCATATAAAAATCAAATGTTTCTTTTTTGGAAGAATTGATATAGTATTGTAGTCCTTCTATTTTATTTGTAAGGATACTAGTTTCGATTCCAATTTCGCCACCCCACTCTAAATAAAATTTTCCTGATTCCCTTTGGTAGACAGAATACGAGTTTTGCTCTGTCATTTGGAATAATGATTCAGGGAAAATTGGATCTTTGCCTGCTGATTTAAAAACTGGTAAAGAAGAAGATGGAGTATTTTTTGATTCCTCACCTCCCTTACCTATTGATAAATACATTGGAAGTGGGTAAACTTTACCCAAATTACCCAAGAATTTTGGAGAATTTCGGTATAGAAGATTTATTTCTAGATCATCTATATCCGGTTGAACTTCAGAATTGGGTACAATTTTGGATTTCCAAACTTTCATTTTGATGGGTGAAGGGATAAAGTAAAAATTTCCACCTAACTTCTCTTCAGTCTTCAAATGAAGAACCTGATTTGCAAAACGATTCAATTCCTCCCAATTTTCATGTAGGAAAACAATCTTATCTACAGGAAGGAAAGGTAAAGAATGAGATAATTCAGAATGAAGTTCGGAAACTGCCACTTGCCAGCGATTCAAGTTGATCAATTGAAGCGTTTCAGAGAGCCATTGTTCAGATCCATCAAAGTCAAAGTATTTGATAACAAAAGGAACAGCATTTATATTCGGATCCATTTGATCCGAATGTATATTTTGAGGCAAGATCACAATATTTTGTGACAATTGGTTTCCATTGGATCGATTCAGAATTTCATTCATGAGGAATGTTTCTTCCAAAAACTGAATTTTATATTTTGGTTCTACATGAATCAACTTTCCAATCGGCTTTGGTTTAGGAAAAATATGGAATTGGTCTTGATGCGGATACAAAACAAATGTTAAAAATAAAAACGTTAAACAAAGTATCACAATACAATGTTTCCAATGGAAAATCATATTTGAATCCAATGACAAATGGAACAGAACCTTCTCTTTCTGATCTGTTTTTTTACGAAGTGTTGGATTAAAAGTAAGAAATAATAAAGGAACTACCGTGACAGAAGTCACTAAACTAGAAAAGATTAACAAGACAATGCTTAGGCCAATATCATAAAAAAAATCCCTCCACTCATGTGCATACAATAATAAAGGGAAAATCACAACCATTGTTGTTAATCCTGAACAAAACAGGGAAATCAAAACATTTCTTACACCATCCGTGACAGTTCTTACATTCACCCCTCCCTTCTTACATTCTGATTGAATTGAGTAATATATCAAATTATTCGAATCGAATAACATACCGATTCCAACGGATATGCCACTGATACTCAATAAATTGACCGAAATAGCGAATAGATTCATAAGATGGAAAAAACAAACCAGAGAAAAGATGACGGAAAATAACAAACACAAAACGGGGAACCATTCTTTATACAATGAATAGGAGAATATGAGAGCACATAATAAACTTGCTAAGAGAAAGAAAAAAAATTGTACCAATTGTTTTGTTAATTCTGTTGAAGTGTCTGAGTATACAATAGGTTGAATCGATTGTTTGTATTCTTTTAAAATCCGTTGGATTTGAGATGAGAGTTTTAATGGATCTTGGGCTCTATCGGCATAAATAGCAAAATAGACAGAATCATTCCCACCATTTTGAACAATTTGATTCACTGAGGATTGAAGAATCGATGTTTCTGCAATCTCTTCTAAAGTAATGTATTTGGAATCTCCTAAATGGATTGGAAATTTTCGAATCTCTTCCAATGAGGATATCTCAGGTCCATACTTAATTTCCGTTTCCCTGCCTACATCAAATAGTTTTCCAAGTGATCCAGCTTGCATGGCAGAAATAATTTGTAACTCAATGTCCTTGATTTTGACTGGATGTAAGTTTAACAATGTATCTCGTAAGTGAATTAAACCAAAGGATTCAGAATCACCAATTTTTTTCACTTCGATCACTCCAGAAATTCTCTCTAGTTTGTATTTCAATTGATTGATCAAAAATGAGAAATTTTCCTTTGGTAAATTGGTTCGTTTGGAGATCGTAAATTCAAAAAATGGATTTTGGTTTTCACTTCCCATTTGTACTTTGGGAGTTCCAACTCCAAGTGGTAGTTCATCTTTTATTTCAAATAATAACTGAAATAACTCTTCCTTAAATTCCCAGACAGATACTTCCGATTGTAATAAAATTTTAATCTTTGATAGTCCATGTTCTGAATGTGTTCGAATTTGTTTGACTGCTTTCAGTGATGAAATGCGTTTTGACATTGGCAAACTTAATGTCTGATCAACTTCTTCAGCTGAATGATTGGCGAATGATGTCGTAATCTGATATTGTAAGGGAGTCAGGTTTGGTAATAATTGGAACCGAAAACGATTCATTTGAAAATAAATACCAATGAACATCAAAATCATAGAGACCCAACACAATCGATTGTGTGTTTCAAAAAATTGGATCATATTTCTAACGATGATCATCTTACATTGATTTGGAAAAAGTCTTCTTCAGTGATTCCCGTAATGATTTCCATTTCAGATTGGTTGAGAGGTTTACATTCAACAT contains the following coding sequences:
- a CDS encoding efflux RND transporter permease subunit, which translates into the protein MIQFFETHNRLCWVSMILMFIGIYFQMNRFRFQLLPNLTPLQYQITTSFANHSAEEVDQTLSLPMSKRISSLKAVKQIRTHSEHGLSKIKILLQSEVSVWEFKEELFQLLFEIKDELPLGVGTPKVQMGSENQNPFFEFTISKRTNLPKENFSFLINQLKYKLERISGVIEVKKIGDSESFGLIHLRDTLLNLHPVKIKDIELQIISAMQAGSLGKLFDVGRETEIKYGPEISSLEEIRKFPIHLGDSKYITLEEIAETSILQSSVNQIVQNGGNDSVYFAIYADRAQDPLKLSSQIQRILKEYKQSIQPIVYSDTSTELTKQLVQFFFFLLASLLCALIFSYSLYKEWFPVLCLLFSVIFSLVCFFHLMNLFAISVNLLSISGISVGIGMLFDSNNLIYYSIQSECKKGGVNVRTVTDGVRNVLISLFCSGLTTMVVIFPLLLYAHEWRDFFYDIGLSIVLLIFSSLVTSVTVVPLLFLTFNPTLRKKTDQKEKVLFHLSLDSNMIFHWKHCIVILCLTFLFLTFVLYPHQDQFHIFPKPKPIGKLIHVEPKYKIQFLEETFLMNEILNRSNGNQLSQNIVILPQNIHSDQMDPNINAVPFVIKYFDFDGSEQWLSETLQLINLNRWQVAVSELHSELSHSLPFLPVDKIVFLHENWEELNRFANQVLHLKTEEKLGGNFYFIPSPIKMKVWKSKIVPNSEVQPDIDDLEINLLYRNSPKFLGNLGKVYPLPMYLSIGKGGEESKNTPSSSLPVFKSAGKDPIFPESLFQMTEQNSYSVYQRESGKFYLEWGGEIGIETSILTNKIEGLQYYINSSKKETFDFYMTLFVLLICSYTLIYLALVGIYESFYRPFLYLSISFCYFLSVTVLLIITIPEIHFGHYMGLVILIGLSIDSISLYGERWELTREIPNISLRIKTVFDWLQKPILLNFGSTFFGLLPVVFIVFPGSEFVRAIAVTMCIGILVSYVFVFYLYPKIFKNFYDFPA